The Holosporales bacterium genome contains the following window.
TAATTCCTAACTTCACAAAAAAACACGTATCTTCAGCAGTATGTAGCATAATATCAGTTGGGCGATTATGTAGCCCTCAGAAAGACTTTGAAACTTTGGTTAAGGCATTTAGCAGACTGGTCACCAAATATCCTGGGATCCACTTAACCATCTATGGTGATGGAGATGATAGGGTTAACCTTGAGAATCTTATAACTTCCCTAGATCTTCAAGATAAGGTTTTCTTGCCTGGCGTTACTTCCGATGTGTATGGCGTTCTGCAAAAAGCAGATATGTTTGTTTTTCCATCGCGCTACGAAGGCTTTCCCAACGCTTTGTGTGAGGCTATGGCGGTCGGCCTTCCGGTTATTGCATCTAATTGCTCAGGCAATATCGACGTTGTGAGGGATAAAATCGACGGTCGACTGTTTACAGTAGGAAACGTAGATGCTTTAACCAGCCTAATGATTGAATTAATTGAGGACCGCGAACAAAGACAGCGCCTGTCCGGCAACGCAAAACAAATAGTGACCAGGTTTAATTCAGACGAGATATTCGCAATGTGGGATCAGGTAATTAATGAGGCCGCAAACCTTTGTAATTAACAGAGCACTTTATATACTTGGCCGCAGGGTTCCAAAAGCACCAATCGTTTACCCCTGCATCAACTGCAGCCTGCATTTGTTGATCAATTTGTTTATTGTTGTATTTTTGGTATGAATGAACATGCAACCAACTTGCAGTAAATGCCTGCAGCCAAGGGCGTATAATCGCTTTTGATTTATTGTCTTGTTGCTTAACCTCAATCGCCTTTTGTAAAACTCTATATATTACCTGATACGGTTCTAGGTCTGGGCGATCTATTCCCATTAAACCATCTCGATAATGAGACGGATAGATCATCGGACATATGATATCCACCTTTTCCGATATAAGCTTATAATTTTGGCCAGTTCTCGCCGCAGCCTTAATGGTATCCTCACCCAATGTGTCTGGAATAACACACCCAAATACATCTACTGAAACTTTAACCTTTAGAGGCCCTAACTGCTGCATTACGAAATCAAAGAATTGACCGATTATTTCTGTTTTTGAGGTTGTTTGCGCTAGCTTGCCATAGTCGGCATATTTATCGTTGTACGCAGAAAAACGTACATAATCAAACTGCACTTCCAGAAAACCAGCTCTTGCTGCCATCTTTGCTATATCTACCAAATACAGCCAATTTTCTTTTTCATAAGGGTTTAGCCAGACCATACCTTCCTTATCCTGCAGGATCTTACCGCTCTCTTTATTACGAACCGCAAGGCGTGGTATCAATCTAGCGTGGAAGGATCCATGAAAGAAACTATACGGGCGATTGGATATATCCCATGCTGTTTTAAAAGCCTAACCATCGCTTTAGTTTTGTCGTTGCATATAACTTGGCCGAGTTCATTTTTAACATTGATAACAACTGCATTAGCCGATACCTTTTTGGCAGTCGCGATCACTGAATAAGCATTATGTGCTGAACCAACGTATATCCCGCGAATTGGCTCGCTTACCGGTTTTCTGTTAGCTTGACCATCTTTAGGCACACAGCAAGAAGTCAATACGGCCGAGATGATCAGTATAAAGCGGTACTTTATCATGCCATACATTCTAACATAACGTGTATATACACACTAAGACGGTGATGTGATATTGTCGATTCTAAATAGTGATCTAAGCGCTGAAGCTAGTGCCCAGCAAATTTAACCAAGTCAGGAACTTTCTGTCAGAGGCTGGTGTTGATGCGGTCATCTTGCGTCATGGGGACGAGTATTTCAGCGAAGAGGTTCCTCCGCACTATCAGGTATTTAGCTGGCTAACCGGATTGGATGTTTCTTACGGCTATATCGTGGTTTCGCAGAAAATCGCCGCGCTGTTCGTTGATGGACGATACATTTTAGCTGCTCAAGAACTGTTAGGTAACAGCATTTGGACCGTTCATAATATAAAAAAAGTTTCTCCATTCGCTTGGATAGCAGCTAATTTGATCGGCAAGATAGCCTTAGACCCCAAGCTTCATTCGATAAATGAAGTTGAAAACCTAATACAGTCCGTCGGCGAAAAGAGAAAGATAGAGCTGATTGACAATTTAGTTGATCATTTTTGGAAAGACCGCCCACCACTGGAAACAAGTCAAATCTGTGAGCATCCACTTGAATATGCTGGCGAAAGCTCAAAGTCAAAGCTTTCGCGAATCGCGGAGCACCTGAATCAACAGCATTGTGAAGCCATTTTCATATCAAACCCTTGCGATGTGGCTTGGGTTATGAACATAAGGGGGCGCGACCTTAAGCACACGCCTGTGGCTTTTGCCAGAATGGTTGTATTTAATGACGGTTCTTACAAAATATATACCGACGCGTCTTCTTCTGACTTAAAAACGTATCCCTCCGCTCAAATTTTGGCCGACTTGAACAGCTTTAAAGGAAAGATACTAATCGACCCCAGCAATACTCCGTACTCTATAAAAGCTCAGCTAGGTTTTGCAGAAACGGTGTACAGGCCTTGCATAGTTCAAAGTTTCAAAAGCATAAAGAATGCGAATGAGCTTGATGGAGCGCGTAAAGCCAATATCTTGGATGGCGTAGCAATAACTTCGTTGTTGTTTTGGCTGCATCAGAAAATGGCTGACGGCGCTAATGTTTTTGAAAAAGACGTATCAGAGAAAATTGCCGAGCTGCGGGCCAAAAGCGACCTTTATGTCAGCGACAGCTTTTCTTGCATAGCTGCTTTTGGGAAAAACGCCGCAAACGTACACTATAAGACCGCTGGCCGTGGAGAAGGGCTATCTCGCACTGGCCTTTTTCTTCTCGATACAGGCGGGCAGTACCGATGCGGTACGACAGACATGACCAGAACCATGTGCTTTAATTGGCCCGCTGTAGAAGAGCAAGATGCCTATACCCGTGTGCTTAAGGGACATATAGCCTTAGCCAGCGCTGTTTTCCCTGTGGGGACAACGGGATATCAGATTGATTGCCTGGCCAGGCAATATCTTTGGCAGGTGGGGCTGGATTATGATCATGGCACAGGTCACGGCATAGGCAGTTTCCTGGGGGTGCATGAAGGCCCGCATAATTTCAGCCGAAAACCGTCAAGTGACAACGCTTTACAGGCGGATACTCTTATTACAATCGAGC
Protein-coding sequences here:
- a CDS encoding putative glycoside hydrolase, whose product is MIPRLAVRNKESGKILQDKEGMVWLNPYEKENWLYLVDIAKMAARAGFLEVQFDYVRFSAYNDKYADYGKLAQTTSKTEIIGQFFDFVMQQLGPLKVKVSVDVFGCVIPDTLGEDTIKAAARTGQNYKLISEKVDIICPMIYPSHYRDGLMGIDRPDLEPYQVIYRVLQKAIEVKQQDNKSKAIIRPWLQAFTASWLHVHSYQKYNNKQIDQQMQAAVDAGVNDWCFWNPAAKYIKCSVNYKGLRPH
- a CDS encoding aminopeptidase P family protein, with protein sequence MPSKFNQVRNFLSEAGVDAVILRHGDEYFSEEVPPHYQVFSWLTGLDVSYGYIVVSQKIAALFVDGRYILAAQELLGNSIWTVHNIKKVSPFAWIAANLIGKIALDPKLHSINEVENLIQSVGEKRKIELIDNLVDHFWKDRPPLETSQICEHPLEYAGESSKSKLSRIAEHLNQQHCEAIFISNPCDVAWVMNIRGRDLKHTPVAFARMVVFNDGSYKIYTDASSSDLKTYPSAQILADLNSFKGKILIDPSNTPYSIKAQLGFAETVYRPCIVQSFKSIKNANELDGARKANILDGVAITSLLFWLHQKMADGANVFEKDVSEKIAELRAKSDLYVSDSFSCIAAFGKNAANVHYKTAGRGEGLSRTGLFLLDTGGQYRCGTTDMTRTMCFNWPAVEEQDAYTRVLKGHIALASAVFPVGTTGYQIDCLARQYLWQVGLDYDHGTGHGIGSFLGVHEGPHNFSRKPSSDNALQADTLITIEPGYYLKDRFGIRIENTNQIVKLTTQEDGGEFLTFATLTAVPMDFKLTMPPLLNEQEKVWLRSYHEWVLRTLTPLLDDTVKSWLIEQTNPYFNVL
- a CDS encoding glycosyltransferase family 4 protein, translated to MRIVFVISSLGSGGAERVLSGLANHFVTKNNEVSIVTFSPAGTVPFYPLDPNINLIQLDQLREDTFCLKRLKNIAKRTFCLRKALKALAPDLVISFVEVTNITTLIASIGLKVPVVVSERIFPGDHHIPRIYQWLRTLFYPRASKVVVQTESAKNYFYYLNNVSVIPNAVLIPNFTKKHVSSAVCSIISVGRLCSPQKDFETLVKAFSRLVTKYPGIHLTIYGDGDDRVNLENLITSLDLQDKVFLPGVTSDVYGVLQKADMFVFPSRYEGFPNALCEAMAVGLPVIASNCSGNIDVVRDKIDGRLFTVGNVDALTSLMIELIEDREQRQRLSGNAKQIVTRFNSDEIFAMWDQVINEAANLCN
- a CDS encoding putative glycoside hydrolase, which translates into the protein MIKYRFILIISAVLTSCCVPKDGQANRKPVSEPIRGIYVGSAHNAYSVIATAKKVSANAVVINVKNELGQVICNDKTKAMVRLLKQHGIYPIARIVSFMDPSTLD